One genomic segment of Primulina tabacum isolate GXHZ01 chromosome 9, ASM2559414v2, whole genome shotgun sequence includes these proteins:
- the LOC142555368 gene encoding LOW QUALITY PROTEIN: protein DETOXIFICATION 14-like (The sequence of the model RefSeq protein was modified relative to this genomic sequence to represent the inferred CDS: deleted 1 base in 1 codon), translating to MEEGLLLLDGKEETRERSRSDASFGGVLIEEMKKLGYLAGPMVAVTLSQYLLQVVSIMMAGHLGELSLSSTAMAFSLAGVTGFSLMLGMACALETLGGQAFGAQQYEKLGTQTYTAICSLIVVCIPLSILWIYMGNVLIFFGQDPQISHEAGKFITWLIPALFGYATFQPMVRYYLMQSLIFPMLISSCITLCFHIPLCWALVYKSGLENLGAAVAMDISEWLNVSILGLYMKYSSVCAKTRAQISMKIFDGVKDFFRFAIPSAVMVCLEWWSFELLILLSGILPNPQLETSVLSVCLNTIATLYAIPYGLASGASTRISNELGAGNPQGARVSVIALMILAVTEAIIVSASLFASRNVFGYVFSNEKEVVGYVTNMAPLVCLSVIIDSMQGTLSGVARGCGWQHIGAYVNLAAFYAFGIPIAASLGFWLNLRGKGLWIGVLCGATLQTILLVVITSFTNWEKQAAMARERLFEEKHSSDDRLA from the exons ATGGAGGAGGGTTTGTTGCTGTTAGAtggaaaagaagagacgagggAAAGATCAAGAAGTGATGCAAGTTTTGGTGGGGTGCTAATAGAGGAGATGAAGAAGTTGGGTTATTTGGCGGGGCCAATGGTGGCGGTGACTCTGTCACAGTATTTGCTGCAAGTTGTATCGATTATGATGGCTGGCCATTTAGGGGAACTCTCTCTTTCCAGCACAGCTATGGCCTTCTCGCTTGCCGGTGTCACTGGTTTTAGTTTAATG TTAGGCATGGCCTGCGCCCTGGAAACGCTAGGCGGGCAAGCTTTTGGTGCTCAGCAATACGAAAAACTTGGAACTCAAACTTACACCGCTATCTGTTCCCTCATTGTTGTTTGTATTCCCCTTTCTATTTTGTGGATATACATGGGAAATGTACTCATATTCTTTGGTCAAGATCCTCAAATTTCACATGAAGCTGGAAAATTTATTACGTGGCTTATTCCTGCTCTCTTTGGCTATGCAACTTTTCAACCGATGGTTCGGTATTATCTGATGCAAAGTTTGATATTTCCTATGCTAATAAGCTCATGCATTACTCTCTGTTTCCATATACCTCTATGTTGGGCTTTAGTTTATAAGTCTGGATTAGAGAATCTTGGTGCTGCAGTTGCTATGGATATTTCAGAGTGGTTGAACGTGAGTATCCTCGGTTTGTACATGAAGTACTCTTCTGTCTGTGCGAAAACTCGTGCACAGATTTCAATGAAGATATTTGATGGCGTGAAAGATTTTTTTCGCTTTGCTATTCCTTCTGCTGTAATGGTTTG TCTTGAATGGTGGTCGTTTGAGCTGCTGATCTTGCTCTCCGGGATTTTACCAAATCCTCAGCTTGAAACCTCAGTGCTGTCTGTATG CCTGAACACCATTGCCACACTTTACGCTATACCATATGGATTGGCTTCAGGTGCAAG CACACGAATTTCAAATGAGTTAGGAGCTGGAAATCCTCAGGGGGCACGC GTATCTGTTATTGCTCTAATGATTCTTGCAGTCACGGAGGCAATAATTGTAAGCGCAAGCCTCTTTGCTAGCAGGAACGTTTTTGGCTACGTTTTCAGTAACGAGAAAGAAGTCGTGGGTTATGTAACAAATATGGCTCCTCTTGTTTGTTTATCAGTTATAATCGACAGTATGCAAGGGACCCTTTCAG GAGTTGCTAGAGGCTGTGGATGGCAGCATATAGGAGCTTACGTCAATCTTGCAGCGTTTTACGCTTTTGGCATTCCGATAGCAGCTTCATTGGGGTTCTGGCTAAATTTGAGAGGAAAAGGTCTATGGATTGGTGTACTTTGTGGTGCTACATTGCAGACGATCTTGCTTGTCGTGATCACGAGTTTTACAAACTGGGAAAAACag GCAGCTATGGCCAGGGAGAGGTTGTTTGAGGAGAAGCATTCATCTGATGATAGGCTTGCTTGA